In 'Nostoc azollae' 0708, the following are encoded in one genomic region:
- the thrC gene encoding threonine synthase: protein MTQAIANLNQANTSILKALKCKECGAEYELQASHVCELCFGPLEVKYDYDVLRQSVSRKSIETGPNSIWRYRHFLPITTDNYIDVGTGMTPLVRSQRLARRLGLNKLYIKNDAVNMPTLSFKDRVVTVALSRARELGFTTVSCASTGNLANSTAAIAAHAGLDCCVFIPADLEAGKVLGSLIYSPTLMAVKGNYDQVNRLCSEVANTHGWGFVNINLRPYYSEGSKTLGFEVAEQLGWELPDHIVAPLASGSLFTKIYKGFKEFTEVGLLEGKNVRFSGAQAEGCSPIATAFKEKRDFIQPVKPNTIAKSIAIGNPADGVYAVEIAQKTGGNIESVNDAEIINGIKLLAETEGIFTETAGGTTVAVLKKLVEAGKIDPDETTVVYITGNGLKTQEAIQGYVGEPLTIDAKLDSFERALERSRTLDRLEWQQVLV, encoded by the coding sequence ATGACTCAGGCGATCGCAAACTTAAACCAAGCCAACACTTCCATATTGAAAGCACTGAAGTGTAAAGAATGTGGAGCAGAATATGAACTCCAAGCTAGTCATGTTTGTGAGTTATGCTTTGGTCCATTGGAAGTAAAGTATGACTATGATGTTTTGCGTCAGTCTGTAAGTCGAAAAAGTATTGAAACTGGTCCCAACTCTATTTGGCGTTATCGTCACTTTTTACCCATTACTACCGATAATTACATAGATGTGGGAACGGGTATGACTCCCCTGGTACGTTCCCAGCGTCTTGCCCGTCGCCTGGGTTTAAATAAACTTTATATTAAAAATGATGCCGTCAACATGCCTACCCTGAGCTTTAAGGATCGGGTGGTAACAGTTGCACTAAGTAGAGCTAGAGAATTAGGATTTACGACTGTTTCCTGTGCAAGTACTGGCAACTTGGCAAATTCAACCGCTGCGATCGCAGCCCATGCTGGTTTAGATTGTTGTGTTTTTATTCCTGCTGACTTAGAAGCTGGTAAAGTATTGGGTAGCTTAATTTACAGCCCTACTCTCATGGCTGTAAAAGGAAATTACGATCAAGTTAACCGTCTCTGCTCAGAAGTTGCTAATACACACGGCTGGGGTTTTGTCAATATTAATTTACGTCCTTATTACTCCGAAGGTTCCAAAACACTAGGCTTTGAAGTTGCAGAACAACTAGGGTGGGAACTACCTGACCATATAGTTGCACCACTCGCTTCTGGTTCTCTCTTCACCAAAATTTATAAAGGTTTCAAAGAATTTACAGAAGTTGGTTTGCTAGAAGGTAAGAATGTTCGTTTCAGCGGCGCACAAGCGGAAGGATGTTCCCCCATAGCCACAGCTTTTAAAGAAAAAAGAGACTTTATTCAACCCGTTAAACCGAATACCATCGCTAAATCTATCGCCATTGGCAACCCAGCAGATGGAGTTTATGCTGTAGAAATCGCTCAAAAAACAGGCGGTAACATTGAATCTGTCAATGATGCAGAAATTATTAACGGTATCAAACTACTAGCAGAAACTGAAGGTATCTTCACAGAAACCGCAGGTGGTACAACTGTTGCCGTCCTGAAAAAATTAGTAGAAGCTGGCAAAATAGATCCAGATGAAACTACAGTGGTTTACATCACTGGTAACGGTTTAAAAACCCAAGAAGCAATTCAAGGTTATGTTGGAGAACCTTTGACTATTGATGCCAAACTTGATAGTTTTGAACGGGCGCTAGAAAGATCCCGCACACTGGATCGCCTAGAATGGCAACAAGTTCTTGTTTAG
- a CDS encoding MoaD/ThiS family protein — MAVTVLVPTALQKFTNNQASLECSGSNISELFDSLEEACPGIKSRLCDEAGKPRRFLNLYVNSEDIRFLQHTETPLKDGDEVSIVPAVAGG, encoded by the coding sequence ATGGCCGTAACTGTTTTAGTTCCTACTGCTCTACAAAAATTTACAAATAACCAAGCTTCTCTAGAGTGCAGTGGTAGTAACATTTCCGAATTATTCGACTCCTTAGAGGAAGCTTGTCCTGGTATCAAGTCACGTTTGTGTGATGAAGCAGGAAAACCAAGACGCTTTTTAAACTTGTATGTCAACAGTGAAGACATTCGCTTTTTACAACATACAGAAACGCCCCTTAAAGATGGTGATGAAGTGAGTATAGTTCCGGCTGTTGCTGGTGGTTGA
- a CDS encoding DUF2996 domain-containing protein, with protein MAEETNQNQAGEVPPSRDVPVASGLPTANIPDPKTANTAVNPNAAVPAEEKSPVAKPAAKKGKPPAVEDKPFEEFIQQEYLPALQKVIAQEGVPDVQLTFAKQTYPIVGFNSAEECWQIIGSWQNGQRQFNVYFPEADIQGKKGFSCNEGKKPSTLESFLIDERKTTLDLLVSRLVYRLNGQKWLGRN; from the coding sequence ATGGCAGAAGAAACCAATCAAAATCAAGCGGGAGAAGTGCCTCCCAGTCGTGATGTACCAGTAGCATCAGGCCTTCCGACAGCTAACATACCAGATCCCAAAACAGCAAACACAGCAGTTAACCCGAATGCTGCTGTACCTGCTGAAGAAAAATCCCCTGTTGCTAAACCTGCAGCTAAAAAAGGAAAACCTCCTGCGGTGGAAGATAAACCATTTGAAGAGTTTATCCAGCAAGAATACTTACCAGCTTTGCAAAAGGTGATCGCACAGGAAGGAGTACCAGATGTACAATTGACTTTTGCCAAGCAGACCTATCCCATTGTTGGATTTAACTCAGCCGAAGAATGTTGGCAAATTATCGGCTCTTGGCAAAATGGACAACGCCAATTTAACGTCTATTTCCCCGAAGCAGATATTCAAGGGAAAAAGGGATTTTCTTGTAACGAAGGCAAAAAACCCAGCACCCTTGAATCTTTCTTAATAGATGAACGCAAAACTACCCTTGATTTGTTGGTATCTCGCCTAGTTTACCGTTTAAACGGTCAAAAGTGGCTAGGTAGAAATTAA
- the acsF gene encoding magnesium-protoporphyrin IX monomethyl ester (oxidative) cyclase, producing the protein MVDSLKKPDFEEMRPGVKVPSRETLLTPRFYTTDFDKMAQMDISVNQNELQAILEEFRVDYNRHHFIRDAEFEQSWDHIDGETRQLFVEFLERSCTAEFSGFLLYKELGRRLKEKSPLLAECFNLMSRDEARHAGFLNKAMTDFNLSLDLGFLTKSRSYTFFKPKFIFYATYLSEKIGYWRYITIYRHLESHPEDQIYPIFRFFENWCQDENRHGDFFDAVMRAQPQMLSDWKAKLWTRFFLLSVFATMYLNDIQRKDFYASLGLDAREYDIHVIKKTNETAGRVFPLMLDVDNPEFYQRLDVCVKNNEKLTAISKSNTPKFLQFLQKLPIYISHGWQLLNLYLIKPIDAISAHGQAR; encoded by the coding sequence ATGGTAGATTCCCTAAAAAAACCAGACTTTGAGGAAATGCGTCCAGGCGTTAAAGTCCCTTCTAGAGAAACCCTTTTAACACCACGTTTTTACACAACAGACTTTGATAAAATGGCGCAGATGGATATCTCCGTCAACCAAAACGAGTTACAAGCTATCCTCGAAGAATTTCGAGTTGACTACAACCGCCATCACTTTATTCGGGATGCCGAATTTGAACAATCCTGGGATCATATTGATGGGGAAACTCGGCAGTTGTTCGTTGAATTTTTGGAACGTTCCTGTACTGCGGAGTTTTCCGGATTTTTGCTTTATAAAGAACTTGGCCGCCGCTTAAAAGAGAAAAGCCCTTTATTAGCAGAATGCTTCAACCTGATGTCACGGGACGAAGCCCGTCATGCTGGGTTTTTGAACAAAGCCATGACAGACTTTAATCTGTCCCTAGATTTAGGTTTTTTGACCAAGAGCCGCAGTTATACCTTCTTTAAGCCGAAATTCATCTTCTACGCTACCTATCTTTCTGAGAAGATTGGTTATTGGCGCTATATCACCATTTATCGTCATTTAGAATCCCATCCTGAAGACCAGATTTATCCAATTTTCCGCTTCTTTGAAAATTGGTGTCAGGATGAAAACCGCCATGGTGACTTCTTTGATGCCGTCATGAGAGCGCAGCCACAAATGCTCAGTGATTGGAAGGCTAAATTATGGACTCGGTTCTTCCTGTTGTCAGTATTTGCAACAATGTATCTCAATGACATTCAACGGAAAGATTTTTATGCTTCCTTGGGTTTGGATGCGCGAGAGTACGACATTCATGTAATTAAGAAGACCAATGAAACCGCAGGTCGAGTCTTCCCACTCATGTTAGATGTTGATAATCCAGAGTTTTATCAGCGTTTGGATGTTTGTGTCAAAAATAACGAAAAATTGACAGCAATTTCCAAGTCTAATACCCCCAAATTCCTGCAATTCCTCCAAAAACTGCCAATTTACATTTCTCATGGTTGGCAATTATTAAACCTATACCTCATAAAACCCATTGATGCGATTTCTGCTCACGGTCAAGCTCGGTAA
- a CDS encoding binding-protein-dependent transporter inner membrane component, protein MKSSILLDILATLQPLFLCYIPAAILGIFIGYTIGVNAIAYQLFSRLLQIRNSITSIAFSPIALILLKENDIAAIFVVLIRILSSVIVETATGIQKFCKQDNNVCVGIHYIFKALKIGLWTAWFKLIATEMLAGSKGLGFLI, encoded by the coding sequence ATGAAAAGTAGTATATTATTAGACATTCTTGCTACCCTGCAACCATTATTTTTATGTTATATTCCCGCCGCTATTTTGGGTATATTTATCGGCTATACCATTGGTGTCAATGCTATAGCTTATCAGCTATTTAGCCGATTATTACAAATACGAAATAGCATTACTTCCATAGCATTTTCACCCATTGCTTTAATTCTACTTAAAGAAAACGACATCGCAGCTATTTTTGTCGTTCTTATTCGTATTCTCTCGTCAGTTATTGTGGAAACAGCCACAGGGATTCAAAAGTTTTGCAAACAAGATAATAACGTTTGCGTAGGTATCCATTATATATTTAAAGCCCTGAAGATTGGACTGTGGACAGCTTGGTTTAAACTCATTGCCACAGAAATGCTTGCAGGTTCAAAAGGACTAGGTTTTCTGATTTGA
- a CDS encoding TIGR04376 family protein, with translation MGLFDDLSRFLEDRLEEFLRNNPELELEMLLEQLREQEEDTLKLIADLQLKQKRSQDKILSTAQEIQGWHIRIQKAKAARREDLAAPAQAREDLLLREGNQQWGQMQGLKERITQCQELLRKIQQRRQEVQAKAAEAQTARAKAQTQQLLETNTWQSPPSSHSSKLDDLEEQFRRWETQDELEKMKQNLGKQFN, from the coding sequence GTGGGTTTATTTGATGATTTAAGCCGGTTTTTAGAAGATCGTTTAGAAGAATTCTTGCGGAATAACCCTGAGTTGGAGTTAGAAATGCTGCTAGAACAGCTGCGGGAGCAAGAAGAGGATACACTAAAACTAATTGCAGATTTACAATTAAAGCAAAAGCGATCACAAGACAAAATTCTTTCTACAGCGCAAGAAATACAAGGTTGGCACATCCGTATTCAAAAAGCCAAGGCTGCACGTAGAGAGGATTTAGCCGCACCAGCACAGGCAAGAGAAGACTTACTCCTGCGGGAAGGAAACCAACAATGGGGACAAATGCAAGGTTTAAAAGAACGCATTACCCAATGCCAAGAACTTCTACGCAAAATTCAACAGCGTCGTCAAGAAGTCCAAGCTAAAGCAGCAGAAGCACAAACAGCACGGGCTAAAGCTCAAACCCAGCAGCTTTTAGAAACTAATACCTGGCAAAGTCCACCTAGTAGTCATTCTAGCAAATTGGACGACTTAGAAGAACAGTTTCGTCGTTGGGAAACTCAAGACGAATTAGAAAAAATGAAACAGAATTTGGGAAAACAATTTAACTGA
- a CDS encoding type II toxin-antitoxin system HicB family antitoxin, whose product MIADSYISDNWDMRYQVKLNKIDQVYAIWCPALPGCWTVGDSEQEALDKIKYVIKDHLEGLDGLTKNAEFYYIEVK is encoded by the coding sequence TTGATTGCTGACAGCTATATTAGCGATAATTGGGATATGCGATATCAAGTCAAGTTGAATAAAATAGATCAAGTCTACGCTATTTGGTGTCCTGCATTACCTGGATGCTGGACTGTAGGTGATTCTGAACAAGAAGCATTAGACAAGATCAAATATGTAATTAAGGACCATCTAGAAGGACTTGATGGACTTACTAAAAATGCGGAGTTTTACTATATAGAAGTGAAATAA